A stretch of the Enterobacter mori genome encodes the following:
- the purT gene encoding formate-dependent phosphoribosylglycinamide formyltransferase, with the protein MTRLGTALRPAATRVMLLGSGELGKEVAIECQRLGIEVIAVDRYADAPAMHVAHRAYVINMLDGDALRELISREKPDFVVPEIEAIATDTLIALEQEGQRVVPCANAAKLTMNREGIRRLAAEELGLPTSSYRFAGDKAAFLQAVEEIGYPCIIKPVMSSSGKGQSFIRDSSTLDYAWDYAQQGGRAGAGRVIVEGVVKFDFEITLLTVSAVDGVHFCDPIGHRQEDGDYRESWQPQQMSALALERAQEIARRTVLALGGYGLFGVELFVCGDEVIFSEVSPRPHDTGMVTLISQDLSEFALHVRAFLGLPVGGIRQYGPAASAVILPELTSQNVTFDNVDGAVGAGLQIRLFGKPEIDGTRRLGVALATGDNVDDAVASAKAAAANVKVEG; encoded by the coding sequence ATGACTCGTTTAGGAACCGCGCTGCGACCTGCGGCGACGCGTGTGATGCTTTTGGGTTCGGGTGAACTGGGTAAAGAGGTCGCTATTGAATGCCAGCGTTTGGGCATTGAAGTCATTGCCGTAGACCGTTATGCCGACGCCCCCGCGATGCACGTTGCCCATCGTGCTTATGTCATAAACATGCTGGATGGCGATGCCCTTCGCGAGCTGATTTCGCGCGAGAAACCCGATTTTGTCGTGCCGGAAATTGAAGCCATTGCCACCGACACGCTCATTGCTCTTGAACAGGAAGGTCAGCGCGTGGTGCCCTGCGCCAACGCCGCGAAGCTCACCATGAACCGCGAGGGCATTCGCCGCCTGGCCGCAGAAGAGCTGGGGTTGCCCACGTCGAGCTACCGTTTTGCTGGCGATAAAGCCGCATTTCTGCAGGCCGTAGAAGAGATTGGCTACCCGTGCATCATTAAGCCGGTGATGAGCTCCTCCGGTAAAGGACAGAGCTTTATTCGCGACAGCAGCACGCTGGATTACGCGTGGGATTATGCCCAGCAGGGTGGCCGTGCCGGAGCCGGTCGCGTGATTGTCGAAGGCGTCGTGAAGTTTGATTTCGAAATCACTCTGCTGACCGTAAGCGCCGTCGATGGCGTCCATTTCTGCGACCCGATTGGCCACCGTCAGGAAGACGGCGATTACCGTGAATCCTGGCAGCCGCAGCAGATGAGCGCTCTGGCGCTGGAACGCGCGCAGGAGATCGCCCGCAGGACCGTACTGGCGCTCGGCGGCTATGGTCTCTTCGGCGTAGAGCTGTTTGTTTGCGGCGACGAGGTGATTTTCAGCGAAGTCTCCCCTCGCCCGCATGATACCGGCATGGTCACGCTTATTTCGCAGGATCTCTCCGAGTTCGCCCTGCACGTGCGCGCTTTCCTCGGCCTGCCTGTTGGCGGCATTCGCCAGTACGGCCCTGCGGCATCGGCAGTGATCCTGCCCGAGTTGACCAGCCAGAACGTGACGTTTGATAACGTCGACGGAGCGGTAGGTGCTGGACTGCAGATCCGTTTGTTCGGCAAGCCGGAGATCGACGGAACCCGCCGTCTTGGCGTGGCATTAGCCACCGGGGATAACGTTGACGACGCCGTGGCGAGCGCGAAAGCGGCCGCTGCAAACGTCAAGGTAGAGGGATAA
- a CDS encoding tellurite resistance TerB family protein: MSGWLNQLQSMLGQKGVSSGEQGLSKLLVPGALGGLAGLLVANKSSRKLLAKYGTGALLAGGGAIAGTVLWNKYKDKVRTAHQDEPQYGEQVTPLDLRTERLILALVFAAKSDGHIDSKERAAIEQQMREAGVEEQGRALVAQAIEQPLDPLRLAQSVKNEEEALELYFLSCAAIDVDHFMERSYLNALGDALKIPQDVREGIEQDIQQQKQTLQAG, encoded by the coding sequence ATGTCAGGCTGGTTAAATCAATTACAATCCATGTTGGGTCAGAAAGGCGTGTCGTCTGGTGAGCAAGGGCTCAGCAAGCTCCTGGTGCCGGGTGCGCTGGGAGGACTGGCGGGGCTGCTGGTCGCCAATAAGTCATCGCGTAAGCTACTGGCAAAATATGGCACTGGTGCGCTCCTGGCGGGGGGCGGAGCCATCGCGGGAACCGTACTGTGGAACAAATACAAGGACAAAGTGCGTACCGCGCATCAGGATGAACCGCAATACGGCGAGCAGGTTACACCGCTGGATCTCCGAACAGAGCGGCTCATTCTGGCGCTGGTGTTTGCGGCCAAAAGCGACGGGCATATTGATAGCAAAGAGCGTGCGGCGATAGAGCAGCAGATGCGTGAGGCCGGTGTGGAAGAGCAGGGAAGAGCGCTGGTTGCACAGGCCATCGAACAGCCCCTCGATCCCCTGCGTCTGGCGCAAAGCGTGAAGAACGAAGAAGAGGCGCTGGAACTCTATTTTCTGAGCTGCGCGGCTATCGATGTCGATCACTTTATGGAGCGCAGCTACCTGAATGCGCTCGGCGATGCGCTGAAGATCCCTCAGGATGTTCGTGAGGGTATTGAGCAGGATATTCAGCAGCAAAAACAGACGTTACAGGCCGGGTAA
- the ptrB gene encoding oligopeptidase B yields MPPKARRTPYAITTHGDTRIDHYYWLRDDSRSQPDVLDYLHQENDYGRKVMSSQQALQDQLLNEMVQRIPQRDVSAPWTKNGYRYRHIYEPGNEYPIYQRQSVLYAEWDEWEILLDANQRAAHSEFYTLGGMSVSPDNAIMALAEDYLSRRQYGLRFRNLESGNWYPEMLENISPDFVWANDSETVYYVKKHVSTLLPYQVWRHTVGTDSADDELVYEEKDETFYVSLHKTSSRHYVIIYLASATTSEVLLLDAELPDAQPLCFLPRRKDHEYSLDHFQHSFYLRSNREGKNFGLYKTKVRDERKWEVLIPAREQVMLEGFTLFTDWLVVEERQRGLTSIRQINRKTREVVGIAFDDPAYVTWIGFNPEPESSRLRYGYSSMTTPDTLFELDMDTGQRQVIKQAEVKGFESDNYRSEHLWVTARDGVEVPVSLVYHKAHFNKGKNPLLVYGYGSYGSSMDADFSGSRLSLLDRGFVYAIAHVRGGGELGQHWYEEGKFLKKKNTFNDYLDVCDALIEQGYGDPALCFGMGGSAGGMLMGAVINQRPERFKGIIAQVPFVDVVTTMLDESIPLTTGEFEEWGNPQDEIYYRYMKEYSPYDNVEAKAYPHLLVTTGLHDSQVQYWEPAKWVAKLRELKTDDNLLLLCTDMDSGHGGKSGRFKSYEGVALEYAFLIGLAQDTLPGRAER; encoded by the coding sequence ATGCCACCGAAAGCCCGACGTACTCCTTATGCGATCACCACGCATGGTGATACGCGCATAGACCACTATTACTGGCTGCGGGATGACTCGCGTTCCCAGCCAGACGTGCTCGACTATCTGCACCAGGAAAACGACTATGGCCGCAAGGTCATGTCCAGCCAGCAGGCGCTGCAGGACCAACTGCTGAACGAAATGGTGCAGCGCATTCCCCAGCGCGATGTGTCAGCCCCCTGGACTAAAAACGGTTATCGCTACCGTCATATCTATGAGCCCGGCAATGAATACCCCATCTATCAGCGCCAGTCGGTGCTATATGCCGAATGGGATGAATGGGAAATCCTGCTGGACGCCAATCAGCGTGCCGCTCACAGCGAATTTTATACGCTGGGCGGTATGTCGGTGTCGCCAGATAACGCCATTATGGCGCTCGCAGAAGACTACCTTTCTCGCCGACAGTACGGCCTGCGCTTTCGCAATCTCGAGTCGGGGAACTGGTATCCGGAAATGCTCGAGAATATCTCCCCGGATTTTGTCTGGGCGAATGATTCTGAAACGGTCTACTACGTCAAAAAGCATGTTTCCACGCTGCTGCCTTATCAGGTCTGGCGGCACACAGTAGGGACGGATTCTGCCGATGATGAACTGGTGTACGAAGAGAAAGACGAGACTTTTTACGTCAGTCTGCACAAAACCTCATCGCGTCACTATGTGATCATTTATCTGGCCAGCGCCACCACCTCGGAAGTCCTGCTGCTGGATGCCGAACTGCCTGATGCGCAGCCGCTCTGCTTCCTGCCGCGCCGCAAAGATCATGAGTACAGTCTTGATCATTTCCAGCACAGTTTTTACCTGCGGTCGAATCGCGAGGGTAAAAACTTCGGCCTCTATAAAACCAAAGTGCGCGATGAGCGTAAGTGGGAGGTGCTGATCCCCGCGCGGGAGCAGGTGATGCTGGAAGGCTTTACGCTGTTTACCGACTGGCTGGTGGTGGAAGAGCGTCAGCGGGGGTTGACCAGTATCCGCCAAATCAACAGGAAAACGCGGGAAGTCGTGGGCATTGCCTTCGACGATCCGGCCTATGTCACGTGGATTGGCTTCAACCCTGAACCGGAATCGTCGCGCCTGCGTTATGGCTACTCTTCTATGACGACGCCGGACACCCTGTTTGAACTGGATATGGACACCGGGCAGCGCCAGGTGATTAAACAGGCTGAGGTGAAAGGATTTGAGTCGGATAACTACCGCAGCGAACACCTGTGGGTGACCGCCCGCGATGGCGTTGAGGTGCCGGTCTCCCTGGTGTATCACAAGGCGCATTTTAACAAAGGTAAAAACCCTCTCCTGGTTTACGGCTACGGCTCCTACGGCTCCAGTATGGATGCGGATTTCAGCGGTAGCCGTTTGAGCCTTCTCGACCGCGGCTTTGTCTATGCTATTGCCCACGTGCGCGGTGGCGGTGAACTGGGCCAGCACTGGTATGAAGAGGGTAAATTCCTGAAGAAGAAAAACACCTTCAATGACTATCTCGACGTCTGCGATGCCCTCATCGAACAAGGCTATGGTGACCCGGCGCTCTGCTTTGGGATGGGGGGAAGCGCGGGCGGTATGCTGATGGGGGCCGTGATTAATCAGCGCCCCGAGCGCTTTAAAGGCATCATCGCGCAGGTACCGTTTGTCGATGTGGTGACCACCATGCTCGATGAGTCTATTCCGTTAACCACGGGTGAATTTGAAGAATGGGGTAATCCTCAGGACGAAATCTATTATCGCTACATGAAAGAGTACAGCCCCTACGATAACGTGGAGGCGAAAGCGTATCCGCATCTGCTGGTCACCACCGGCCTGCATGATTCACAGGTGCAATACTGGGAACCTGCAAAATGGGTGGCGAAACTGCGTGAACTGAAAACCGACGATAATCTGCTGCTGCTCTGTACCGACATGGACTCCGGGCACGGGGGTAAATCAGGGCGATTTAAATCCTATGAAGGCGTCGCGCTGGAGTACGCGTTCCTGATTGGCCTGGCGCAGGATACGCTGCCAGGCCGCGCAGAACGTTAG
- the exoX gene encoding exodeoxyribonuclease X, which translates to MLRVIDTETCDLQGGIVEVASVDVVDGKIVNPMSHLVRPDRPISPQAMAIHRITESMVADKPWIEEIIPNYYGSPWYVAHNASFDRRVLPEMPGEWICTMKLARRLWPGIKYSNMALYKSRKLSVRTPEGLHHHRALYDCYITAALLIDIMNISGWTPDDMATITGRPALLTTFTFGKYRGKPVSEVADKDPGYLRWLYNNLDRMSPELRLTLKHYLGDA; encoded by the coding sequence ATGCTGCGCGTCATCGATACCGAAACCTGCGATCTGCAGGGCGGAATAGTAGAAGTGGCTTCAGTCGATGTGGTTGACGGAAAGATAGTCAACCCAATGAGCCACCTGGTGCGTCCCGACCGTCCGATAAGTCCGCAGGCGATGGCAATCCATCGCATTACGGAGTCGATGGTAGCGGACAAGCCATGGATTGAAGAGATCATACCGAATTATTACGGCAGCCCGTGGTATGTCGCACATAACGCTAGCTTTGATCGCCGTGTTCTTCCGGAAATGCCGGGCGAATGGATTTGCACCATGAAGCTGGCCCGTCGGCTGTGGCCGGGGATTAAATACAGCAATATGGCGCTGTACAAATCCCGCAAGCTCAGCGTCAGGACGCCTGAGGGCCTGCACCATCACCGCGCCCTCTATGACTGCTATATCACCGCCGCGTTGCTGATTGATATTATGAATATCTCTGGCTGGACGCCGGATGATATGGCCACCATCACCGGACGCCCTGCGTTACTGACCACGTTTACCTTTGGGAAATATCGCGGCAAACCGGTGTCGGAAGTGGCGGATAAAGATCCGGGTTATCTGCGCTGGCTGTATAACAACCTCGATAGAATGAGCCCGGAGCTTCGCCTGACGCTGAAGCACTATCTGGGCGACGCCTAA